From the genome of Amylibacter sp. IMCC11727:
ACATACCGACCTGCACCGTGTCGCAGAGCTGATTGCGCATTTGTCAAAAGAAGACTGCGTGGTTGGAGTTCACATCGACAAGAAAGTTTCGAATGTGGAGTTTGACGCGTTCAAAAGTTCCGTACAATCCTTTGATAATGTTGTGCTTTCCAAACGAACAGCCTGTGAATGGGGTGAGTTTTCTTTGGTGCGGGCCACATTGGATGCTTCTGAAAAGCTCCTTAATACGTTTGATGATATCAGTCATGTATCGCTGATCAGCGGGTCGTGTTTGCCGATCCGTCCTGTGCGCCAGATGAAGCGTTTTCTGAAACGCAATGCTGGGACAGACTACATCGAGTCTGTTTCTGTTGAGAATAACTATTGGGTCAAGGACGGTTTGAACGAAGAGCGGTTTACGTTCTATTTTCCGTTTTCATGGCGCAAACAGCGGCGTTTGTTTGACGCGCTTGTGGATGTACAGCGCTGGGCGCGGATTAAGCGAAAAATCCCCGAACCGCTTGTGCCACATATCGGTTCGCAGTGGTGGACGTTAACGGCGAAAACCTTGCGGACCATCATCAATGACCCAAAGCGCCCTTATTATGATGCTTATTTCAGTTGGTCGTGGATCCCTGATGAAAGCTATTTTCAGACCTTGGCGCGGCTGCATTCTTCGTCCATTGAATCGCGTTCGCTGACGTTTTCAAAATTTGATTATCTGGGAAAACCGTTCGTGTTTTACGACGACCATTTAAAGGAACTGACGCAATCGGATTGCTTTTGGGCGCGAAAAATTTGGGGAGGAGCGGATAAGCTCTATTCGTCTTTGCTTGATGAAAATCGGGCAAACCAGCCGATGTCTGGGGCCGATCCAAAAGCCTTTGACGAAAAATTCGAAGCGGCGGATGTAATGCGATGTGAAGGGGGCCTTGGTCGATTCCATCAAGGACGATACCCTTACGATCGGGCCGAGCGGACGGGTGTTTCGGTGTCCCCATTCACGGTGTTTGTTGGGTTCAAACCCATTTATCGCGCGTTTTCCGATTGGGTGGATGCGCATACGGACGGAATATCTTATGGGAGCATTTTTGCGCGCACAAATGTAGGGGATTTTGATCCTGAGACACATTTTTATGGCAACCTGCCGGCTGAACCAAAAGTAAGAAACCGCAATCCCAAGGGGTATTTGGCCAACCTTTTGTGGGGTGGTCAGGATCAGCATCAAAACCTGATGTATGATTTTCGGGATTCCCCTCGGATTGTTGGAAC
Proteins encoded in this window:
- a CDS encoding beta-1,6-N-acetylglucosaminyltransferase; its protein translation is MRLGFVILAHTDLHRVAELIAHLSKEDCVVGVHIDKKVSNVEFDAFKSSVQSFDNVVLSKRTACEWGEFSLVRATLDASEKLLNTFDDISHVSLISGSCLPIRPVRQMKRFLKRNAGTDYIESVSVENNYWVKDGLNEERFTFYFPFSWRKQRRLFDALVDVQRWARIKRKIPEPLVPHIGSQWWTLTAKTLRTIINDPKRPYYDAYFSWSWIPDESYFQTLARLHSSSIESRSLTFSKFDYLGKPFVFYDDHLKELTQSDCFWARKIWGGADKLYSSLLDENRANQPMSGADPKAFDEKFEAADVMRCEGGLGRFHQGRYPYDRAERTGVSVSPFTVFVGFKPIYRAFSDWVDAHTDGISYGSIFARTNVGDFDPETHFYGNLPAEPKVRNRNPKGYLANLLWGGQDQHQNLMYDFRDSPRIVGTLAHDEMAKVILVRHSWMLGLLHSSASFENQLSNAKRLQRLERRFLAEFDKDTSKADLTVMDLEDVLAHPSRSLRAAIEHMPKNHQGNLNVMPERFNTDGLDNFAKKLRNHGLNIDYEPLVRPKDNKKQDTVFEKPYVVK